The Halomicrobium zhouii genomic sequence GACACGCCGATGAAGCGCCTGTTCGACAACGTCCACGGCACGGGCGAGTCCTCGCTGGCCTCAATCGCCATGACGACCAACCTCTCGTGGGCCGGCAAGACCGTCGTCGTCGCCGGCTACGGCTACTGCGGCAAGGGCGTCGCCAAGAAGGCCAGCGGCCAGAACGCCGACGTCGTCGTGACGGAGGTCGAACCCCGCCGCGCGCTGGAGGCCCACATGGAGGGCTACGACGTCATGCCGATGGAAGACGCGGCCGAAATCGGCGACGTCTTCCTCACGACGACGGGCAACCGCGACGTCGTCGTCCGGGAGCATTTCGAGCAGATGCAGGACGGCGTCCTGCTGGCTAACGCCGGCCACTTCGACGTGGAGGTGGACCTCGACGCGCTGTCGGACCTCGCCGTCGATACCTACGAGGCCCGCGACGGCGTCCAGGCCTACGAGATGGAGGACGGCCGCCGATTGAACGTCCTTGCTGAAGGTCGACTGGTCAACCTGGCGACACCCATCGCGCTCGGTCACCCAGTCGAAGTGATGGACCAGTCCTTCGGTGTGCAGGCTGTGTGTGTGCGTGAGCTGGTGGAGAACGGCGACGAGTACGGTGCGGGTGTTCACGACGTACCGGACCGACTGGACAAGGAAGTCGCCGAGATCAAGCTGGCTGCGGAGGGTGTGGAGTTCGACGAGCTGACGGACGCGCAGGCCGAGTATATGGATTCGTGGCAGCATGGGACGTAGGCTGGTTCCGACCGCAGGGAGGAACCAGCTTACATCCGAACGGGGAGCGTAGCGACCCGTGAAGAGGGCGGCGCCGACCGGAGGGAGGGGCCGCCTTGATTGCGAACGGCGACCGAAGGGAGCCGTGAGCAGCAGTGGCCCGTCCGCTCGTTTTTCGAGACGCGTGGAGATGCCGACCCTATGCCTCGTTATCTCGACTGATAAGCGCCAGCCAATCGTTATAACCCAGAACGGTGATCCTTCGGGAAATGAGTTCGCACACCCGCGGGTCGCCGGGCGGCGCCGACGTGGAGATGGCCCACTTCTGGCAGGAGGGCGGCGGCAAGCGGATGATCGAGGAGCTGTTCACCGACTTCCGGGCGCAGAATCCCGGCGTGGAGGTGACCGACCAGGCCAACACCATCGACGACCACGGCATGCTGGTCAAGAGCCAGATCCTGCGGGAGGAACCGCCGCCGGTGTTCGTCGAGTGGCCGGGCCAGAACCTGGCGCCGTACCAGCAGGCTGGCGCGATCCGGGACATCTCGGACCTGTGGGAAGAGAACGGCTGGGAAGACGTGTTCATCGAGGGCCCGCGTGAGCGCTCGAAACTCGACGGGGCGTACTACGGCATCCCCATCGACATCCACCGGATGAACAACCTGTTC encodes the following:
- a CDS encoding adenosylhomocysteinase encodes the protein MTAPITEQLDDPESARESGQRKMDWARQHMPIMAALREEFEEDQPFAGERIAMAMHVEAKTAVLAEVLAAGGAEVAMTGCNPLSTHDDVSAALDSVEGVTCYAKRGVEDEAYYGAIEATIAHDPTITVDDGMDLVAAIHEDYPELIDTIVGGAEETTTGVHRLRAMDEDGELKYPVFAVNDTPMKRLFDNVHGTGESSLASIAMTTNLSWAGKTVVVAGYGYCGKGVAKKASGQNADVVVTEVEPRRALEAHMEGYDVMPMEDAAEIGDVFLTTTGNRDVVVREHFEQMQDGVLLANAGHFDVEVDLDALSDLAVDTYEARDGVQAYEMEDGRRLNVLAEGRLVNLATPIALGHPVEVMDQSFGVQAVCVRELVENGDEYGAGVHDVPDRLDKEVAEIKLAAEGVEFDELTDAQAEYMDSWQHGT